The proteins below are encoded in one region of Misgurnus anguillicaudatus chromosome 24, ASM2758022v2, whole genome shotgun sequence:
- the LOC129443053 gene encoding uncharacterized protein yields the protein MYGYDTMSEKEREQFDEWYKTVEGEVFDFKKELALYGKNDVVLLREACMKYRDEFIQCTALDPFRYTTLASCCMAVYKTHYLERDTLALTHNGAYLTKNKAYSNASIEWLEYVSHSRGVDVQHALNRGEMSFGSYHVDGAFQKDGKIHILEYLGCLWHSHSCKFKEYDIHPVTKLTHAVHRRQHEAKMEVLEKGYGLNVEVMWECEWNAAKRTDPDVIAFMATYTHPERLKPRDALFGGRTNAYKLYHKAAEGEKIRYVDFTSLYPFCQAKKCYPIGHPQIILKDFEPLENYYGLIKASVLPPRKLLHPVLPYRANNKLNFPLCATCCEEQNQSTPCDHTDEKRMLSGCWVSLELLKAIEKGYVVTKVDEVWHFPQSSETLFCEYVKTFLQYKQEASGYPADAVTEQDKQAYIADYFEKEGIQMNTDKISHNPARRSINKLLLNSLWGRFSMRENLPNTVLLSDPEEFTRYIFGMAYEIKHFSFVSDKVALVQWIHPDGKGARTRDINIFLGAFTTAHARLELYDLMDRLNERVLYSDTDSVIFTSKDGDWDPPLGPYLGNLTDEIGDDDFAVEFVSCGPKTYAYRTAKGRTVLKAKGIVQNYTNSQIITLDTLVDLVRDYVNEGDPDRHVLASADSIVRNKRHLTLHNKTVVKKFKLVYNKRVINKKELTTFPYGF from the coding sequence ATGTACGGATATGACACAATGTCAGAGAAGGAGAGGGAACAGTTTGATGAATGGTACAAGACCGTAGAGGGTGAAGTCTTTGACTTTAAAAAAGAGCTGGCTCTTTACGGCAAGAACgatgttgttttgttgagaGAGGCATGCATGAAATATCGTGATGAGTTTATACAATGCACAGCACTTGACCCCTTCAGATACACAACTCTGGCATCGTGCTGCATGGCAGTGTACAAGACCCATTATCTGGAGAGAGACACACTAGCGTTGACGCACAACGGCGCCTACCTGACTAAAAACAAAGCCTATTCAAACGCCTCCATCGAATGGCTTGAATATGTCAGCCATTCCCGAGGCGTCGATGTCCAGCATGCGTTAAATCGTGGCGAGATGTCGTTCGGGTCCTACCATGTCGATGGTGCGTTCCAAAAGGATGGTAAAATTCATATTTTAGAATATTTAGGGTGTTTGTGGCACAGTCactcttgcaaatttaaagaaTATGACATTCATCCTGTGACAAAATTGACGCACGCTGTACACAGAAGACAGCATGAGGCCAAAATGGAGGTTTTGGAGAAGGGGTATGGGTTGAATGTCGAGGTGATGTGGGAGTGTGAATGGAACGCTGCTAAGCGGACTGATCCTGACGTAATCGCCTTTATGGCCACTTACACGCACCCCGAGAGACTGAAACCCCGCGACGCTCTATTTGGCGGTCGTACTAACGCGTACAAACTCTATCATAAAGCCGCTGAAGGTGAGAAAATCAGATATGTTGATTTTACAAGTCTGTACCCCTTCTGTCAGGCCAAGAAGTGCTACCCGATAGGACATCCCCAGATAATTTTAAAGGACTTTGAACCCCTTGAAAATTATTACGGACTTATCAAAGCATCAGTGTTACCCCCAAGAAAACTGTTGCACCCTGTGCTCCCATACAGGGCCAATAATAAACTGAATTTCCCTCTCTGCGCAACCTGCTGTGAGGAGCAGAATCAGTCGACCCCCTGCGATCACACAGATGAGAAGCGAATGCTTTCAGGGTGTTGGGTGAGTCTCGAGCTGTTAAAGGCTATCGAGAAGGGTTACGTTGTGACAAAAGTGGATGAAGTGTGGCATTTTCCCCAATCCTCAGAGACCTTGTTTTGTGAAtatgtcaaaacatttttacaatacAAGCAAGAGGCCAGCGGGTACCCCGCAGATGCCGTGACAGAACAGGACAAACAGGCATACATTGCTGATTACTTTGAGAAAGAGGGGATACAAATGAATACTGATAAGATAAGTCACAACCCCGCGAGGCGTTCTATCAATAAGCTGTTGCTAAACAGTTTGTGGGGTCGTTTTTCTATGCGAGAAAATCTCCCCAACACTGTGTTGCTCTCAGATCCGGAAGAGTTTACGAGATACATTTTTGGCATGGCGTACGAGATTAAACACTTTTCGTTTGTGTCAGACAAGGTAGCTCTAGTGCAATGGATCCATCCGGACGGCAAAGGCGCGCGCACGCGTGACATAAACATATTTCTCGGTGCCTTTACTACAGCCCACGCGCGTCTAGAATTGTATGATCTTATGGACAGGCTCAATGAGCGTGTGCTTTACAGCGATACAGACAGCGTGATTTTCACGTCTAAAGACGGCGACTGGGATCCACCGCTGGGGCCGTATCTAGGTAATTTGACTGATGAAATTGGGGATGATGATTTTGCGGTCGAGTTTGTGTCGTGCGGGCCAAAAACATACGCATACCGCACCGCAAAGGGGCGCACGGTCCTAAAGGCCAAAGGCATCGTGCAAAATTATACAAACTCCCAAATTATCACATTAGACACACTGGTTGATCTTGTCCGTGATTATGTTAATGAGGGTGATCCTGACAGACACGTGCTAGCCTCTGCTGACAGCATTGTGAGAAATAAAAGACACCTCACGCTCCACAACAAAACAGTTGTGAAGAAGTTTAAGCTCGTATACAACAAGCGagtaataaacaaaaaagaattGACAACGTTTCCGTATGGATTTTGA
- the LOC141361561 gene encoding uncharacterized protein F54H12.2-like, which produces MALLHNMSEECIKSELDLFTVPLTQTSIEKNTYVEIPPLSALSDTAPLEFFIAGTGEDYIDLNNTLLFLRVKITNPNGTDIAAGAPVGLVNYPIGSLFAQTDVSLGDRLISQSSSTHPYRCIIECLLNYGTDALETTFSSGLYYKDSPGHMDATDPAAGNRGLTKRAAFTESSNIVELLGPIHSDIFFQEKLLLNGVDVKIRMTRAKDEFCLMRNDNVNYRINIVSASLFVKKVSVSPAVRLGHAQALLSATAKYPIDRVCLKNFSIPAGSRVCNQENLFLGTLPKSIVLAMVDNDAFTGAYNKNPFAFKNYDLEFLAVYTDGVQTPSKPFQPDFGSGSAVREFYQLALASGKHLKNQALSLDREAFLHGYTLYAFNLTPDEECGRHVSLVKSGNIRLELRFRQPLQNTITLIVYAIYDSILEISNRRQVMIDYY; this is translated from the coding sequence ATGGCTCTGCTACACAATATGTCAGAAGAGTGTATTAAATCCGAACTGGATTTATTCACGGTACCTCTGACTCAGACATCTattgaaaaaaatacatatgtAGAAATACCTCCTTTATCCGCGCTATCAGACACAGCCCCGTTGGAATTTTTTATAGCAGGAACCGGGGAGGATTATATCGATTTAAATAACACATTGCTGTTTTTGAGGGTGAAAATTACTAATCCTAACGGTACGGACATTGCCGCCGGAGCGCCTGTTGGGTTAGTGAATTATCCTATTGGAAGTTTGTTTGCCCAAACGGACGTGTCGCTCGGGGACCGATTAATTTCGCAGAGTTCCAGCACGCATCCTTATCGTTGCATCATAGAGTGTCTGTTAAACTATGGAACAGACGCTCTCGAGACGACGTTCTCCTCTGGACTATATTATAAAGATTCTCCGGGGCATATGGATGCGACAGATCCAGCTGCCGGAAATAGAGGTCTAACAAAGAGAGCTGCCTTTACAGAGTCCAGCAATATCGTAGAGCTATTAGGACCCATTCACAGCGATATATTCTTTCAAGAAAAATTGTTGCTTAACGGAGTAGATGTTAAAATCCGTATGACTAGGGCCAAAGATGAGTTTTGCTTGATGAGAAACGATAATGTAAACTACAGAATAAACATTGTTTCAGCATCTCTGTTTGTTAAAAAAGTATCAGTGTCACCAGCTGTGAGACTGGGCCACGCTCAGGCTCTGTTATCAGCAACAGCAAAATATCCTATCGACAGAGTGTGTTTGAAAAACTTCTCCATACCCGCTGGTTCCCGCGTATGTAACcaagaaaacttatttttaggAACCCTACCCAAATCCATCGTTCTGGCGATGGTTGATAATGACGCCTTTACAGGCGCTTATAATAAAAacccatttgcatttaaaaactaCGATCTGGAATTCTTAGCGGTCTATACAGACGGCGTTCAGACACCTTCAAAGCCTTTCCAGCCTGACTTTGGCAGCGGCTCTGCTGTAAGGGAGTTTTACCAACTAGCATTGGCTTCgggaaaacatttgaaaaatcaAGCTCTGTCTCTCGATAGAGAGGCCTTTCTGCACGGATATACACTCTACGCGTTCAACCTCACACCAGATGAAGAATGCGGGCGTCACGTGTCGCTAGTCAAATCCGGCAATATCAGATTAGAACTTCGTTTTAGACAGCCTCTCCAAAATACGATAACGCTGATCGTGTATGCGATTTATGATTCAATTCTGGAAATATCTAATCGTCGGCAGGTTATGATTGATTACTATTAA